A region of the Halalkalicoccus subterraneus genome:
CGTTAGCGCCTGCCGTTCTCGCCGGCCAGTGCCTCCTCGCGCAGTCGCTCGCCGCGATCGCTTCCGACCGTCAGTTCGGGGACGCCGACCGGTGTGCGCTCCTCGTCGATCGCGACGTAGACGAAATACGACTCGGTGGTCTTCTCGGCGTCCCCGGTTCGGAGGTCCTCGCGGAAGGTCTGGAGGCGGACCCTGACGCTCGACGTGCCGGCCGCGTAGACGTACGCTTTGATCAGCGCGACGTCCCCGACCTGGATCGGGCGCTCGAAGTCCACCCCATTGATGTGGGCGGTCACGCAGGACTCGCCGGCGAATCGCATCGCACTCATCGCACCGATCTCGTCCATCCACTTCAGGACGTTCCCGCCGTGGGCGGTTTGGAGGCTGTTGGCGTGGTTGGGCTGGACCATCTCACGGTTCTCGATGAAGGTTCCGAGCAGATCCATACGCCGGCTTGTGGGGGCGGAAAGATGAGCCTGCTGTATCGAACGAGGGACCACGCTTATCGGCGTCCCCGACCTTCGGTCGGCCATGAGCCTTGCCGTCGAAACCCCGGATCCCCCCGAGCTCGGCGCACAGAACCCCGCGGAGTACGACGACGTCGACGGGGTCGGCGTCGAGGACTACCGCCGCGAGGAGCTGGAGGGGTTCCTCGCGGACGGGGCGTGGGCCGACGCCTTCGAGGAGTGGGCCGCCCACACCGACCTCGACGAGGCGGAGTACGCGGTCGCCGAGGAGTTGGAGCTCATTCGGGAGTTCGACTTCTTCTGGGACGACTTCGCCGATCGCGTGGGCTATCACGCCCCCGGTCTGCCCGAGGACTGGCGCGAACGAGAGCTCCACCCCGAGCTCGATTCCTGGAGCACCGTCTCCTCGATCAACGCCTCGCTCACCGAACTCGGCCAGATCGTGAGTGACGTGCTCAAGGAGGAGTACGTCGACTGGGAGGCGAGCTACGAGGCACCGGACGATCTCCCCGATTTCTGAGGCTACTCGCTCCCCAGATGGTCCGCGGGACGCCGCGGGTTCGAAAGCGAACCCGAGCGGAAGGCTCTGACGGACCGATCGACGGATTCAGACGCCGAATTCGTGGAGCACCACTCGGGCGATCGGACCGGGCCACACGCTCGCAGGGGAGATCCCGAGCACGCGCGAGAGTGCGTTCGGCTCGGTATGGGGACCGATTCGGGCGACCGTGATCCCGTCGACGTCGATGGCAGCCGATAGATCCGCCCCAACGAACCGGGTTCCGAGGAGTTCGATCAGCTCCGAAACCGTCCCGAAACTCCGGAGGACGGTGATCGAGCCCCGAATCGAGTCGACGCCGATCGTGAGGTGCTTGCCCGACCCGCTGACCGAGATCGAGTGACCCTCGACAGTGATCTCGAGATCCGCCTCGACTGCGAGCGCCCGCACCATCAGTCCCGTTCTCGGGTCGCGATCCGGAGGGTGCCGTCGACCCGCCAGTGGGCGTAATCGGCGTCCTCGCCGGTCTTGTTCGGAACGTCGATCTCCATGTCCTCGAACTCGTAGGTGATCTCGGCGCCCCGTCCCGTCAGGCGGTCGTAGAGACCGATCGCGAGCTCGGGCCACGTTTGGGTCTCGTCGACTCGGTCGCGTCGGTCGTCGCTACTCATGGCGCTCGCTACGGGCGGAACTCACCTTATAGTTCGGATCTACTCGATACGACGGGACGAGCGGCGGGTTCGCCCATCTGAATGGATCTACGGTGTGGACACGTACCCCACTATCGCCGGAATCGTCTACGAGATGTGATCGAACTGGACGGTCTCCTCGACGACCAGCGACGGCGAGGCTTCGAGATCGACGAACTCCGTCGCATCGGCCTGCACGCGTTCGCCTTCGGGCGATTCGAACGCCGCCGCGAGCTCCTCGGTGGAGTCGAAGTACAGCTCCACGATCCCGTCGTAGCTCGCCTTCTCGGGATCGCGCGGCGTCGACGTCACGTATTTCCGTAGGTTCGGGAGCTGCCCCGCGATTTCGGCGTGCTCGCCCGTCCAACGCGCTTTGAACTCCTCGTGGCTGAGACCCTCCTCGCGCAGGAGCAGTTGGACCATCTTGATCATATGGAATTCTCACGTCCCGCCGATTTCGACCTGTCGGTTTTCGCTACGGTTATGCGTGTGCGCTCCGTTGTCACGTCTATGTTGACACGCACCGAACTCAGAACGCCACAACGGCGCGAGTGCGAGCGTTGCGATCGGGAGGAGGTATGGGACGCGGCCGACGGCTGCTGGCGGATCACCACCGACGACGGCGAACGACGGACCGGAAACAGCCACTGCATCCACGAGTGGGACATCGACGGCACCTTTCGTTCCTACGAGTAGCGTTCGACGACCGGCCTCGTGATTACTCAGCGCAGTTCCGATAGCACCGACAGCGCGCCCGCCGAATAGCTCCCCTCGATGACCTCGTCCGCGGCTGCCTGCGCCGCCTCGTCGGCGTTGGCCACCGCGAACGACCGGCCGGCGACCGCGAACGTCGAGACGTCGTTCTCCGAGTCCCCGATCGCGACGAACTCTTCGACCGGGCGATCGAGCGCCGCACAGATCTCCCGTAGCCCCTCGCCCTTCGAGATCGCGGGGTCCTTGACGTGATACGCGTAGCCCGTGTCGACGACCTCCAGCTCGTACTCGGCGGCGATCTCTTCGAGGGGCGCGAGCGGCGAGGCGCGGTTGACGGCGACTTCAGTCTCGCGCCAGCGGTTCACCAGATCGCTCTCGCCCCAGCCGAGATCGTAACCCGCCTCGCGGTACTCCCGGGCGACTTCGTGGGGCGCGCTCGCGTCGCCCGTCACCCGCACGTCGTCGTCCGCGAGGACGACCCCGCCGTTCTCCGCGATCACTAGTGGTGGAATTCCGATGAACTGACAGAGCGCGACGGGGTAGGGAAACGCCTTGCCCGTCGCAATCACGACCGGTGCGGGCCACTCGCGGAGCGTCTCGAAAACGTGGGGATCGACCGAACTCGATCCGTCCCCGCGCGTGATGGTACCGTCGATATCGACGACGATGGGTGGGGTCATAGTTCCCTCTCGTATGCCGAGGGATAAACTGACGACGATCCATCGCCGAATTGTCTATCAACATCAACGGTTATATTCTTCGACTATGTGGTGGGAGTAGATGACACGCAACACGATCATGACGGCGATCGGGGGCCTCTCGGTCGCGCTGTTGGTTGCGGCGGCGGCAGGAACGTTCAGGCTGTTTTCGTATCTCGGCGCGTTTTTCATCCTCGCGTCGTTCGCGGCGGCGGCGATCGAGCGCGATGCGAGAGAGTTCGATCTCGCGCCGTACACCGGGCTGATCGGCGGTCTCGGGGCGTTGTTTCTGGTCGGGCTGACCGGGATCTGGCTGACGTGGTCGCCGGGGACGACCGAGTTTACTTACCTGTTGGGCCTCCCGATCCCGACGTTCTTCTACGTCCTCTTCCTCTGGGCGCTCCCCCTCGCCGGGGCGATCTACTACTCGGTGATCTTCGACCGGATCGGCGGCGACGCGGTCGTCGAGGCGATCATGACCGACGCCCGCGAGGCACAATCGGAGGGGTCGTTCCCGCTGGTTCCCCGGCGGGTTGATTCCGAACCCGAACGAAGCGAGCGGGGTGAGCCGACCGATGACTGACCTCTCGACCCTCCTCCCGCTCCAAGAGGGGATCCCCGTCGCCGACGACCCCGTGATCCTCGCGTTCGGCGCGGTCTACCTGCTGGTGGTCGTCCTGATCGGCATCTGGGGCTACCTGCGGACGACGACCACGGGCGACTTCCTCATCACCGGCAAGTCCATCGGCACGTGGGTGCTCGCGATGACTGCCTTTTCGGTGATTCAGTCGGGCTTCGGTTTCGTCGGCGGCCCGGAACTCGTCTACGAGTTCGGTATGACCGGTATGTGGATCTTCTTCAGCGCGCCGCTCGGCTTCCTGATTACGTGGGTCCTGCTCGCGAAACGGATGCGTCTCTTGGCCGATATCCGGAACGTCCTCACGCTCGCGGACGGGATGTACGTCCGCTACGAGAGCGACGCGGTCCGCGGGCTGACCGGACTCGCGGTGGCCGTCGGCGTGATCGCGTATCTCGCGACCAACCTCGCCGCGCTGCAGTACGTCATGCGCGCGATCTTCGGCGTTCCCGTCATCTGGGGGCTGCTCGGTGGCGCCGCCATTTTGCTCGCCTACAGCATGCTCGGCGGGATGATCGCGGGCGTCTGGACGGACTTCCTCCAAGCCATTACGATGATCATCGGCGCGGGGTTCGTCCTTGCGTACGCGCTCTCGTTCGGCGGCGGGATGGAGGGGATCTCGCGGAATCTCGCAAGCGCGAATCCCGACCTGATCTCGCCCTTCGGCACGCTGGGCGGGGAGACGGCGGCGGTTTTCGCGGCGATCGCCTGGTGGGTGTTGTTCTCGGTCGGCGCGGCCGGTCAACCTCACCTCGTGACGAAGTTCTACATGAGCAAGAG
Encoded here:
- a CDS encoding EthD domain-containing protein, translated to MIKMVQLLLREEGLSHEEFKARWTGEHAEIAGQLPNLRKYVTSTPRDPEKASYDGIVELYFDSTEELAAAFESPEGERVQADATEFVDLEASPSLVVEETVQFDHIS
- a CDS encoding sodium/proline symporter produces the protein MTDLSTLLPLQEGIPVADDPVILAFGAVYLLVVVLIGIWGYLRTTTTGDFLITGKSIGTWVLAMTAFSVIQSGFGFVGGPELVYEFGMTGMWIFFSAPLGFLITWVLLAKRMRLLADIRNVLTLADGMYVRYESDAVRGLTGLAVAVGVIAYLATNLAALQYVMRAIFGVPVIWGLLGGAAILLAYSMLGGMIAGVWTDFLQAITMIIGAGFVLAYALSFGGGMEGISRNLASANPDLISPFGTLGGETAAVFAAIAWWVLFSVGAAGQPHLVTKFYMSKSLKILKWGAPIAAISYAISSMIAFSAGLSMRAQVEGGAIQETFSASEVAPVFVLEYTPSVVAGLILAALLAAIMSTSDSFLNIGAAAISRDIPRALGKPITDDKTELRVTQGALAGLTVLSTGVVYFSDALVGILGTIGWGFFAAAFVPMVVLGMNWKGATAEGAIVATIAGLAINVVYSAVPMAAGVAGLTRLADAVNAAYPFPEAFPVGTVAMLVAVALFVGVSLATQERSYVPADLRALIER
- a CDS encoding HAD-IIB family hydrolase yields the protein MTPPIVVDIDGTITRGDGSSSVDPHVFETLREWPAPVVIATGKAFPYPVALCQFIGIPPLVIAENGGVVLADDDVRVTGDASAPHEVAREYREAGYDLGWGESDLVNRWRETEVAVNRASPLAPLEEIAAEYELEVVDTGYAYHVKDPAISKGEGLREICAALDRPVEEFVAIGDSENDVSTFAVAGRSFAVANADEAAQAAADEVIEGSYSAGALSVLSELR
- a CDS encoding HEWD family protein, which codes for MLTRTELRTPQRRECERCDREEVWDAADGCWRITTDDGERRTGNSHCIHEWDIDGTFRSYE
- a CDS encoding acyl-CoA thioesterase, whose product is MDLLGTFIENREMVQPNHANSLQTAHGGNVLKWMDEIGAMSAMRFAGESCVTAHINGVDFERPIQVGDVALIKAYVYAAGTSSVRVRLQTFREDLRTGDAEKTTESYFVYVAIDEERTPVGVPELTVGSDRGERLREEALAGENGRR